A section of the Marinoscillum sp. 108 genome encodes:
- the ftsY gene encoding signal recognition particle-docking protein FtsY, whose amino-acid sequence MGLKGFFSKEKKESLDKGLEKTKENFFSKLGKAVVGKSTVDEEVLDELEEILITSDVGVETTIKIIERIEARVAKDKYLNASELNKILREEIAGLLSENNTKDLDSFELPKVDGPYVLLVVGVNGVGKTTTIGKLAAQLKGLGKNVVLGAADTFRAAAVDQLIMWGERVGVPVISKGMNTDPASVAFDAAKYGVDHNADVVIIDTAGRLHTKVNLMSELTKIKKVIQRFIPDAPHDVLLVLDGSTGQNAFIQAQEFTKATDVTALAITKLDGTAKGGVVIGISDQFKIPVKYIGVGEKVEDLQVFNKVEFVDSFFKK is encoded by the coding sequence ATGGGTCTGAAAGGATTTTTCTCCAAGGAAAAAAAGGAATCGCTCGATAAGGGCCTCGAAAAGACAAAAGAAAACTTTTTCAGCAAGCTCGGCAAAGCGGTGGTAGGAAAATCCACGGTGGATGAAGAGGTGCTGGATGAACTAGAAGAAATTCTGATTACCTCCGATGTGGGGGTAGAAACCACCATCAAGATCATTGAGAGAATAGAGGCTCGTGTAGCGAAGGACAAATACCTCAATGCTTCGGAGCTCAACAAGATCCTGCGGGAGGAAATAGCGGGGCTGCTTTCTGAAAACAACACCAAAGATCTGGATAGTTTTGAATTACCTAAAGTGGACGGTCCGTACGTGCTGCTGGTGGTGGGTGTCAATGGCGTAGGCAAGACGACCACCATAGGCAAGCTGGCTGCCCAGCTCAAGGGATTGGGTAAAAACGTAGTGTTGGGAGCTGCCGATACCTTCAGGGCTGCTGCCGTGGATCAGCTCATCATGTGGGGGGAGCGTGTTGGTGTTCCTGTGATATCAAAGGGCATGAATACTGATCCGGCTTCTGTGGCTTTTGATGCCGCCAAGTATGGAGTGGATCACAATGCGGATGTGGTGATCATAGATACGGCCGGCAGGTTGCATACCAAGGTGAACCTGATGAGTGAACTCACGAAGATTAAGAAAGTGATCCAGCGATTTATTCCGGATGCACCCCACGATGTACTTCTGGTACTGGACGGCAGTACCGGGCAAAATGCTTTCATACAGGCCCAGGAGTTTACCAAAGCCACGGATGTTACTGCCCTGGCCATTACCAAGCTGGATGGCACCGCCAAAGGAGGTGTGGTCATTGGTATCTCAGACCAATTCAAAATACCCGTGAAGTATATAGGCGTAGGTGAAAAGGTCGAAGACCTTCAGGTGTTCAATAAAGTCGAGTTTGTAGATTCTTTTTTTAAGAAATAA
- a CDS encoding DUF4190 domain-containing protein, with the protein MKTNTALLLVLMAVLFTACGSTKQAMDCPQVYKKKDRIKSQHLTLRSFKKTRKVAKAPQKIQPNQELINAPDNHYPETVSLYGFTTSPTDLITYRYKPYEYEVFELDKEESAEKTLIGDDSPPQKVTSKDELKSAKKDIKEVKNITNSNTKGMARASLILGILSLFIAGIPLGTLAAIFGSISMSKLEYGNGRGMAIAGFIIGLVGIFGALFFLITMG; encoded by the coding sequence ATGAAAACCAACACCGCCTTACTCCTGGTGCTCATGGCCGTGCTTTTCACAGCCTGTGGCTCCACCAAACAGGCCATGGATTGCCCTCAGGTTTACAAAAAGAAAGACAGAATCAAGAGCCAACACCTTACACTCAGGTCATTCAAGAAGACCAGGAAAGTGGCGAAAGCACCTCAAAAGATTCAACCGAACCAGGAGCTCATCAATGCGCCAGATAATCATTATCCCGAAACAGTATCGTTGTATGGATTCACTACGTCACCAACTGACCTGATCACCTACCGATACAAGCCCTATGAGTATGAGGTTTTTGAGTTGGACAAAGAAGAGTCCGCCGAAAAGACATTAATCGGAGATGATTCTCCTCCTCAAAAAGTAACCTCAAAAGATGAGCTCAAATCCGCTAAAAAGGACATTAAGGAAGTCAAAAATATCACCAACTCTAATACCAAAGGCATGGCAAGGGCCTCCCTGATATTAGGTATCCTGAGTCTTTTCATAGCTGGAATACCACTGGGGACATTAGCAGCCATTTTTGGCAGTATTTCTATGAGTAAGCTTGAATATGGTAACGGCCGGGGCATGGCAATTGCCGGATTCATAATAGGCCTTGTTGGGATTTTTGGGGCTCTCTTTTTCCTCATCACTATGGGCTAA
- a CDS encoding DUF4190 domain-containing protein: MKTNTASLLVLMAVLFTACSPTKQAMECPQFYKKKDRIKSQHLTLRSFKKTSKVAKTPQKIQPNQELIDAPGNHYPETVSLYGLTTSPADLITYRYKPYEYKPHEESKEESAETTFIGDDFPPQKVISKDELQSVKKEVKRVKETKGSNPHGMAIASLVLGIVSLFVAGIPLGILAVIFGSISMRRLEKGNGRGMAVAGLILGLVGILGALIILTTMV; encoded by the coding sequence ATGAAAACCAACACCGCTTCACTCCTGGTGCTCATGGCCGTGCTTTTCACAGCCTGTAGCCCCACCAAACAGGCCATGGAATGCCCTCAGTTTTACAAAAAGAAAGACAGAATCAAGAGTCAACACCTTACACTCAGGTCATTCAAGAAGACCAGTAAAGTGGCGAAAACACCTCAAAAGATTCAACCGAATCAGGAGCTCATCGATGCGCCAGGTAATCATTATCCCGAAACAGTATCGTTGTATGGACTCACTACGTCACCAGCTGACCTGATCACCTACCGATACAAGCCCTATGAGTACAAGCCTCATGAGGAGTCAAAAGAAGAGTCGGCCGAAACGACATTCATCGGAGATGATTTCCCACCTCAAAAAGTAATCTCAAAAGATGAGCTTCAATCCGTCAAAAAAGAGGTCAAAAGAGTCAAAGAGACCAAAGGTTCAAATCCCCACGGTATGGCCATTGCCTCCCTGGTTCTGGGCATTGTAAGTCTATTTGTGGCAGGTATTCCTCTGGGAATACTCGCTGTGATTTTTGGAAGTATATCCATGAGAAGACTGGAGAAAGGCAATGGAAGAGGGATGGCTGTTGCCGGATTGATCTTGGGTCTGGTGGGCATTCTGGGAGCGCTGATCATCCTTACCACCATGGTGTAG
- a CDS encoding AraC family transcriptional regulator: MEPSLNTWTVIFLIAASQGIFLGVVIWTKRHQANGYLGAVVLAFSLMLLYYVLYWTGYFRLAPRWLGVLQGMTFLLGPLFYGYVRSDERLFRVGVWHFLPFVIYLIHFLVLPFESLELRRVLVRSVTVLQTIHLLIYAGVALRWTWVNALASGRWRIVLSLLFMGYAFSFLLYYVLVWTGLLKIEYDYFISVVAAVFIYSIGYKGYQGREVFHVNTGVKYDRSGLSQSAAEAFLAEVKRYMEEDKGYLNNDLKLQYMADELAISANHISQVVNELEGCNFTDFVNRYRVQEAKRLLQDEAHHYKIIQIAYLAGFNNKATFNSAFKKFVGVPPSQFKKALNRQHPQLQ; encoded by the coding sequence ATGGAGCCGTCACTCAATACCTGGACAGTCATTTTTCTGATTGCCGCCTCACAGGGGATCTTCCTGGGGGTAGTGATCTGGACCAAGCGCCACCAGGCCAATGGATATCTGGGTGCAGTGGTGTTGGCTTTCAGTCTGATGCTATTGTACTATGTATTATACTGGACCGGCTACTTTCGACTGGCACCACGGTGGTTGGGTGTGCTTCAGGGCATGACTTTTCTGCTCGGGCCTCTTTTCTACGGATATGTACGGTCCGATGAGCGTCTTTTTCGGGTGGGGGTCTGGCATTTCTTGCCTTTTGTGATTTACCTGATTCATTTTTTGGTGCTTCCATTTGAATCCCTTGAGCTTCGAAGGGTTCTGGTGCGTTCAGTTACGGTCTTGCAAACCATCCATTTGCTTATTTATGCGGGTGTCGCACTCCGGTGGACATGGGTGAACGCCCTTGCAAGCGGCCGTTGGAGGATTGTGCTGTCGTTACTGTTTATGGGCTATGCCTTCAGTTTTTTGCTTTACTACGTGCTTGTCTGGACGGGTCTTTTGAAAATTGAATATGACTATTTCATTTCCGTGGTGGCGGCAGTATTTATTTATTCCATCGGATACAAGGGATATCAGGGCAGAGAGGTTTTTCATGTGAATACAGGGGTGAAATATGATCGCTCAGGGCTTTCACAAAGTGCTGCAGAAGCGTTCCTGGCTGAGGTTAAACGCTATATGGAAGAGGATAAAGGTTATCTCAACAATGACCTCAAACTTCAGTACATGGCAGATGAGCTCGCCATTTCGGCCAATCATATTTCACAGGTGGTCAATGAGCTGGAAGGCTGCAACTTTACTGATTTTGTGAATCGGTACCGCGTGCAGGAGGCCAAGAGACTGCTACAGGACGAGGCCCATCACTACAAAATTATTCAGATCGCCTACCTGGCCGGGTTCAATAACAAAGCTACTTTCAACTCAGCTTTCAAGAAATTTGTG